A genomic window from Candidatus Lokiarchaeota archaeon includes:
- a CDS encoding 4Fe-4S dicluster domain-containing protein, which produces MSQNQEVEKKDRPESEMATIYIMGKPYEVPSELTIMQAQEYAGYRLIRGVGCRGGYCGACTTIYRKKDDYKLYIDLACQTKVEDGMYLVQLPFVPARKPEWDLDELEATSEEVIRIFPEITRCVSCNTCTQACPQNLEPMRAIQAIRRGDLEKAADLSFDCISCGACSARCPAEITHYHVFQLVRRLYGKYIQPKAEHVTQRVSEIEEGQYDDQMDELIELPEDRIRELFLDVRAGNEFSLDQNGGEE; this is translated from the coding sequence ATGTCACAAAATCAAGAAGTTGAGAAGAAAGACCGACCCGAGAGTGAAATGGCAACAATCTACATAATGGGAAAACCATACGAAGTGCCAAGTGAGCTTACGATAATGCAGGCACAAGAATATGCAGGCTATCGGCTCATTAGAGGTGTGGGTTGTCGGGGTGGTTATTGTGGTGCTTGTACCACGATTTACAGAAAAAAGGATGATTACAAACTCTATATCGACCTAGCATGTCAAACAAAAGTGGAAGATGGTATGTATCTTGTTCAGTTACCTTTTGTTCCCGCTCGGAAACCCGAATGGGACTTAGATGAACTAGAGGCCACTTCTGAGGAAGTTATCCGCATATTTCCTGAGATAACCCGATGCGTTTCTTGTAATACCTGCACACAAGCTTGTCCACAGAATTTGGAGCCAATGAGGGCAATCCAAGCGATACGGCGGGGTGATCTTGAGAAGGCAGCCGACCTGAGTTTTGATTGTATATCCTGTGGTGCTTGCTCTGCAAGATGTCCTGCGGAAATCACCCACTACCATGTGTTTCAACTTGTTCGCCGGCTTTATGGAAAATATATCCAGCCAAAGGCGGAACATGTTACCCAACGTGTTAGTGAAATTGAGGAAGGCCAATATGATGATCAGATGGATGAACTAATTGAACTACCTGAAGATCGGATTCGGGAGCTCTTCCTCGATGTGCGCGCTGGCAATGAATTCAGTCTCGACCAGAATGGCGGTGAAGAATAA
- a CDS encoding heterodisulfide reductase, subunit B, whose translation MVIVIRVIYYPGCSLRNSYPEFEKSALEVCKKLDIELEEIPEWNCCGVNFSLSDNIMRHLGAVRTLIDAQEELSSTAGNEITTLCSMCYNVLKRTNIALKTEQDTRENVNDYIDDAPNYKGNLEVSHFLQLLRDKIGFDTIFDKITNPLSDLKIAPYYGCALLRPEDVAVDKRESPTIIEEFIRAIGATSVDYPYKMECCGNYHAAFRKEIVEIRSKAIVESAVSAGADLIISPCPLCTYNLGLGVENLGKDVPVLFFTQVLAMALEVDSYLSPEREELVLKNLQGS comes from the coding sequence GTGGTAATCGTGATACGCGTAATCTACTATCCCGGTTGTAGTCTTAGAAATAGCTATCCTGAGTTCGAAAAGAGTGCTCTAGAGGTTTGTAAGAAGCTGGACATAGAACTGGAAGAGATACCTGAGTGGAACTGCTGTGGTGTTAACTTCAGTCTTTCTGATAACATTATGCGCCATCTTGGAGCAGTTCGTACCTTGATAGATGCACAAGAAGAGCTTAGTTCAACAGCAGGTAATGAGATTACTACTCTGTGCTCTATGTGTTACAATGTTCTGAAACGAACTAATATTGCATTGAAAACAGAACAAGATACCCGTGAGAACGTGAATGATTACATAGACGACGCACCAAATTACAAAGGAAATCTTGAGGTTTCTCATTTCCTCCAATTACTCCGAGATAAGATAGGCTTTGACACAATCTTCGACAAAATCACTAATCCGCTTTCAGATTTGAAGATTGCACCCTATTATGGTTGTGCTCTATTGAGGCCTGAGGATGTTGCTGTTGACAAACGTGAAAGCCCTACGATTATTGAAGAATTCATCCGTGCAATAGGGGCTACATCAGTTGACTACCCCTACAAGATGGAATGCTGCGGAAACTATCACGCTGCTTTCAGAAAAGAAATTGTAGAGATTCGAAGCAAAGCGATAGTTGAATCCGCTGTTTCAGCGGGGGCAGACCTGATTATTTCTCCATGCCCTCTGTGTACATACAATCTTGGACTTGGAGTGGAGAACTTGGGCAAGGATGTGCCCGTTCTATTCTTCACACAGGTTCTTGCAATGGCTTTGGAAGTTGATTCATACTTATCACCCGAAAGGGAAGAATTGGTTTTGAAGAATCTACAAGGGAGTTGA
- a CDS encoding heterodisulfide reductase, giving the protein MSLNELEERISEISGVNVDACYQCGKCSAGCLFTAHMDLLPHQVLMYIQRGDESVLDNETPWICASCFTCSVRCPRGVDVAAVMESLRELRIRERGYETIDLRKIENLKDLPQIALTAAAQKLTW; this is encoded by the coding sequence ATCAGCTTGAATGAATTGGAAGAACGGATAAGTGAGATATCTGGCGTGAATGTAGATGCTTGCTATCAGTGTGGCAAGTGTTCTGCAGGTTGCCTTTTTACTGCTCATATGGATCTATTGCCGCATCAAGTACTCATGTATATCCAACGGGGTGACGAAAGCGTGCTTGACAATGAGACCCCATGGATTTGTGCTAGTTGTTTTACTTGTTCGGTGCGATGTCCACGTGGTGTCGATGTTGCAGCCGTAATGGAGTCACTTAGAGAGCTTAGAATCCGAGAGCGGGGTTATGAAACAATAGATTTGAGAAAGATAGAGAATCTCAAGGATTTGCCGCAAATTGCTTTGACCGCAGCAGCACAGAAACTGACGTGGTAA
- a CDS encoding hydrogenase maturation protease has translation MPIGTSIPRFRWKCDTANKEGNELAVTVTKPIQEQKTIIYGWGNPIFGDDAAGIQAARQLNECNLPSTVEVAWSSSSPFSVAERFLGYDRAVLIDAFVGTDRESGEIIRFTGLADQKPLSMLTPHTASILDVLKIYRELYPLRFPSRVIVYGLCINNPEMTNEITYELETGINNLLNLIQCELTGESA, from the coding sequence ATGCCCATTGGAACTAGTATTCCGCGATTCCGATGGAAATGTGATACGGCGAATAAGGAGGGGAACGAATTAGCAGTTACCGTAACCAAACCTATTCAAGAGCAGAAGACCATAATCTATGGATGGGGTAACCCGATATTCGGAGATGACGCTGCAGGCATTCAAGCCGCCCGACAGCTTAATGAATGCAACCTGCCTAGCACCGTTGAGGTGGCATGGTCATCCTCTTCACCCTTCTCTGTTGCAGAGCGGTTCTTAGGCTATGACCGAGCTGTTTTGATAGACGCTTTTGTAGGTACAGATAGAGAATCTGGCGAGATTATCCGGTTTACCGGGCTCGCTGATCAGAAACCCCTAAGCATGCTTACTCCGCATACAGCTAGTATCCTTGATGTTTTGAAGATTTACAGAGAACTCTATCCTCTACGATTTCCTAGCCGTGTAATTGTATACGGTCTGTGTATCAATAACCCAGAGATGACCAACGAAATTACCTATGAACTTGAAACAGGAATTAACAACTTGCTCAATTTGATACAATGCGAATTAACAGGTGAATCAGCTTGA
- a CDS encoding Ni/Fe hydrogenase subunit alpha produces MTELDIGSDDEIIRIQPCTRLEGEGKINIILDDEGNVKNAYFQVLDYRGFEGFLKGRQAEEVPRIASRVCGVCSWAHHMSAAKAMDQLFGLEPTPASKKLRELSYNAHNLHSHLLHFFVLASPDFFLSENSEPSTRNIIGLLQEHPDIAKDALKYHADAEKIQEIIAGKAVHPVIALPGGVSRLITEEERNTIEEMSKEILEFTLDFHDFFKSNIIENEKYHDLFFGNMYRLETYYMGLVDENDQMNFYDGNLKVINPSGDDSFTFSPNDYLDHIEEVSQPWSYSKFPYLKNIGWKGFADGEESGIYRVNALPRLNVTDGMPTPLAQEAYEEFIDTLGKPAHATLGYNWARLIESVYNIERMLEILDDPDIIHGTPRSKDGSFTGEGVGCVEAPRGTLIHHYKADKKGRITSANLIVPTTMNNAAISLDVRKAAEALVHNGDVSEGILNRVEMAYRAYDPCLSCSTHSLPGRCPLELVFRDSDGNVIRRIRRGTN; encoded by the coding sequence ATGACCGAACTAGACATAGGATCTGACGATGAAATCATCAGGATTCAACCTTGTACCCGTCTTGAGGGTGAGGGGAAAATCAATATCATTCTTGATGATGAAGGCAATGTGAAGAATGCCTACTTCCAAGTGCTTGATTACCGTGGCTTTGAAGGCTTTCTAAAGGGACGGCAAGCAGAAGAAGTACCACGGATTGCATCACGGGTTTGTGGTGTTTGTTCTTGGGCTCATCATATGTCTGCTGCCAAAGCTATGGATCAGCTTTTCGGATTAGAGCCAACACCTGCTAGCAAGAAGCTACGGGAGTTATCCTATAATGCTCACAATTTGCATTCACATCTTCTACACTTCTTCGTTTTAGCTTCCCCTGACTTCTTTCTCTCCGAAAATAGTGAACCCTCAACTCGGAATATCATTGGATTGCTTCAGGAACACCCGGACATAGCAAAAGATGCTCTCAAGTACCATGCTGATGCAGAAAAAATCCAAGAAATCATAGCAGGGAAGGCTGTTCATCCGGTCATCGCCCTACCTGGAGGAGTATCTCGACTCATAACCGAGGAAGAGAGAAACACTATTGAAGAGATGTCAAAGGAAATCTTGGAATTTACGCTAGATTTCCACGATTTCTTCAAATCAAATATTATCGAGAACGAGAAGTATCATGATTTGTTCTTCGGTAACATGTATCGGCTTGAAACCTACTATATGGGGCTCGTTGATGAAAACGACCAGATGAATTTCTATGACGGAAATCTGAAAGTCATCAATCCTAGCGGAGATGATAGTTTCACATTCTCACCGAATGATTACCTTGACCACATAGAGGAAGTCAGCCAACCATGGAGCTATTCGAAATTCCCCTACCTGAAAAACATCGGTTGGAAGGGTTTTGCTGATGGAGAAGAGAGTGGCATCTACCGAGTGAATGCCTTACCTCGGTTAAACGTGACAGATGGAATGCCAACCCCTCTTGCTCAGGAGGCATACGAGGAATTCATTGATACGCTAGGCAAACCCGCTCATGCTACTCTAGGTTATAATTGGGCTCGATTAATTGAATCAGTATACAACATTGAGCGGATGCTTGAGATACTTGATGATCCCGACATCATTCATGGAACTCCCCGAAGTAAGGATGGTAGTTTCACAGGCGAGGGTGTTGGGTGTGTTGAAGCTCCACGGGGCACATTGATTCATCACTACAAGGCTGATAAAAAGGGACGAATCACTTCAGCCAACTTGATAGTACCTACTACCATGAATAATGCAGCAATATCCTTGGACGTGAGAAAAGCAGCTGAGGCTTTGGTGCACAATGGCGATGTTTCTGAAGGAATTCTGAACCGCGTTGAGATGGCATATCGGGCCTATGATCCCTGTCTTTCATGTTCAACTCACTCTTTGCCTGGTAGATGCCCATTGGAACTAGTATTCCGCGATTCCGATGGAAATGTGATACGGCGAATAAGGAGGGGAACGAATTAG
- a CDS encoding oxidoreductase, producing MKKAKLAVGYGSICGGCDVAFTDVGTKLADLAEIAEIVYWPAVVDGKIEQLEAVKNIDVGVYFGAVRTDEHETVLRLLEEKSDVLVAFGTCSCYGGIPGLGNVETKESLLTTAYSNAPNTRAEGVPSLEEITIEELKMPELRDYTSSPADLVEFDVFVPGCPPPVQSVIDLIDFVRDYRENGNIPDALFLAKEGTVCEYCEREKPDKISIDKVMRVHESDLNEEECFLSQGVLCLGPVTRAGCGDEPRCTYRNMPCRGCFGPTPKIRDQGTKFLSSIASSIMLGKEKQISEEELMRLLSEGFIDPVGLFYRFALPVAIINRKHQEK from the coding sequence ATGAAGAAAGCAAAACTGGCTGTAGGATATGGATCAATCTGTGGCGGCTGTGATGTTGCTTTCACAGATGTAGGTACGAAACTCGCGGATTTGGCTGAGATTGCAGAGATTGTGTACTGGCCAGCTGTTGTAGATGGCAAGATTGAACAATTAGAGGCTGTCAAAAACATTGACGTTGGTGTGTACTTCGGAGCAGTCAGAACGGATGAACATGAGACTGTTCTGCGTCTTCTGGAGGAAAAATCTGATGTCCTTGTTGCCTTCGGTACCTGTTCATGTTACGGAGGGATTCCTGGTTTAGGAAATGTAGAAACGAAGGAATCACTTCTTACAACTGCATATTCCAACGCTCCTAATACGAGAGCTGAAGGTGTTCCTAGCCTTGAAGAAATCACAATCGAAGAACTGAAAATGCCCGAGCTACGGGATTATACATCTTCTCCCGCAGATTTGGTAGAATTCGATGTATTTGTTCCTGGCTGTCCTCCCCCTGTACAATCTGTAATTGATTTGATTGATTTCGTAAGAGACTACCGTGAGAATGGCAACATTCCGGATGCTCTTTTCCTTGCGAAAGAAGGGACAGTATGTGAGTACTGCGAACGAGAAAAGCCTGACAAAATCTCGATTGACAAAGTAATGAGAGTTCATGAGAGCGACTTAAACGAAGAGGAGTGCTTTTTGAGTCAGGGTGTTCTCTGTCTTGGTCCAGTAACGCGGGCTGGATGTGGAGACGAACCCCGGTGCACGTATAGGAATATGCCCTGCCGTGGATGCTTTGGTCCAACGCCAAAGATACGCGACCAAGGAACAAAATTCCTTTCGAGTATAGCTTCATCGATTATGTTGGGCAAAGAGAAACAAATCAGTGAAGAGGAGCTCATGCGTCTTCTGTCGGAAGGGTTTATCGATCCGGTTGGACTCTTCTACAGGTTTGCACTTCCAGTGGCAATAATCAACAGAAAACATCAGGAGAAATGA
- a CDS encoding hydrogenase iron-sulfur subunit, translating to MMTFEPKITAFLCKWCGYAGADMAGTSRIKYPPTVTPVRFPCTGRIDLSHILEALRESDGVLIAGCHTPNDCHYIRGNYQAFKRITVLKTFLKQMGVNPKRVRLDWISASEGRKFAETISAFTDELRDLGPFVMEQSEVVQ from the coding sequence ATGATGACTTTCGAACCAAAGATAACTGCTTTCTTGTGCAAATGGTGCGGATATGCTGGTGCCGATATGGCGGGAACAAGTCGAATTAAGTATCCCCCAACCGTGACTCCAGTGCGCTTTCCGTGTACTGGAAGGATCGACTTGTCTCATATCCTTGAGGCACTACGAGAATCCGATGGTGTTCTCATCGCAGGATGTCACACTCCCAATGACTGTCACTATATTCGCGGAAATTATCAGGCCTTCAAACGGATTACTGTTCTCAAAACTTTCCTAAAGCAGATGGGAGTGAATCCGAAGCGTGTCCGTTTAGACTGGATTAGCGCTAGCGAGGGCCGAAAATTCGCTGAGACAATTAGTGCATTTACTGATGAATTGCGTGATCTTGGACCCTTTGTCATGGAACAGAGTGAGGTAGTGCAATGA
- a CDS encoding 4Fe-4S dicluster domain-containing protein — protein sequence MTDNEKKPDERIGVFVCHCGRNIAETVDVEEVAARIGKHPSVVHSEDYDYMCSQPGQELIQNAINEHDLTSVVVAACSPSLHERTFRDVVERAGMNRYKCEIANIREQDSWVHEDRMKATDKAVRIARTMIEKVASNEELDSIQVDLHRRALVIGGGIAGIQAALDIADAGHEVLLVEKESTIGGHMAKLAETFPTLDCASCILTPRMSEVANHPNIKLLTSSEVVDVEGYVGNFHVKIRKNPTYIDPDACNLCAECEDVCPEFTLSDFDEGLTFRRPIYIPFPQAIPSTYTIDIDACLNPKGMKHIVCSKCQEVCEADAIDYDQKPEIVEEDVGVMIVATGYEMYSPKNIGEYGAGTYPDVITSLQFERLLSPNGPTSGIPRRPSDGKIPEKIAFIHCAGSRDENHNDYCSAICCMYSSKHALLFHEHYPNAEVCNFYIDLRASGKNYEQFINRVREDAGVNYIRGKVSKIFEQDGKVTVFGVDTLKGERLEEDFDMVVLALSMVAPKGVRDLATKLGAQYDEYGWIKEEHPKLRPVESPTSGIFVAGLAHGPKDIQTTVAQASGAASKALDLLSHDQISHPPMVSRIERDLCSGCRLCVNVCPYGAISMDNGKAKVEDVLCEGCGSCASTCPAGAIELINMTDRQAMDMIHAITGGL from the coding sequence TTGACAGATAACGAGAAAAAACCCGATGAGAGAATTGGCGTATTTGTGTGTCACTGCGGCAGAAACATTGCTGAGACGGTAGATGTTGAAGAGGTAGCTGCACGAATTGGTAAACACCCCTCTGTTGTGCATAGTGAAGACTATGACTATATGTGCAGCCAACCTGGCCAAGAACTTATTCAGAACGCCATAAATGAACACGATCTCACTTCTGTAGTGGTCGCAGCTTGTTCTCCATCCCTTCATGAGCGCACTTTTCGTGATGTGGTTGAACGAGCCGGTATGAACCGCTACAAATGTGAAATCGCAAACATACGCGAACAAGACTCATGGGTACACGAAGACCGAATGAAGGCGACAGATAAAGCGGTGCGAATTGCCAGAACTATGATTGAAAAAGTTGCCTCCAATGAGGAACTAGATTCTATTCAGGTTGACCTTCATCGAAGAGCCCTAGTTATCGGTGGGGGAATAGCCGGTATTCAGGCAGCGCTTGATATTGCTGATGCCGGTCACGAGGTACTTCTGGTTGAGAAAGAATCTACAATTGGGGGACATATGGCCAAACTAGCAGAAACATTTCCGACACTCGACTGTGCATCATGCATACTAACACCACGCATGTCGGAAGTTGCCAACCATCCGAATATCAAGTTGCTTACATCTTCAGAAGTAGTGGATGTTGAAGGCTATGTTGGCAATTTCCATGTAAAGATTCGAAAAAACCCCACCTATATCGACCCAGATGCGTGTAATCTCTGTGCTGAGTGCGAAGATGTATGTCCGGAGTTTACATTATCTGATTTTGACGAAGGCCTTACATTTCGAAGACCAATTTACATACCATTCCCCCAAGCAATTCCTTCTACTTACACAATCGATATTGACGCGTGTTTGAATCCTAAGGGAATGAAACACATAGTTTGCTCCAAGTGTCAAGAAGTCTGTGAAGCAGATGCAATTGATTATGATCAGAAGCCCGAGATTGTTGAAGAAGACGTAGGAGTAATGATTGTAGCAACGGGTTATGAGATGTATTCTCCCAAGAATATCGGAGAATACGGCGCAGGTACATATCCTGACGTCATTACATCATTGCAATTCGAGCGATTGCTGTCGCCAAACGGTCCGACAAGTGGTATTCCTCGACGTCCAAGTGATGGAAAAATACCCGAAAAAATAGCTTTCATTCATTGTGCTGGCTCACGGGATGAGAATCATAATGATTACTGCTCGGCAATCTGTTGTATGTATTCAAGTAAACATGCTCTGCTTTTCCATGAACATTATCCAAATGCTGAGGTATGCAATTTCTACATCGATTTGAGAGCTTCCGGAAAGAACTACGAGCAGTTCATCAATCGGGTTCGCGAGGATGCGGGAGTCAACTATATTCGCGGCAAGGTTTCCAAGATTTTTGAGCAGGATGGAAAGGTTACTGTATTTGGAGTTGACACACTGAAAGGGGAGCGGTTGGAAGAAGACTTCGATATGGTTGTACTAGCTTTGAGCATGGTTGCTCCAAAGGGTGTAAGAGACCTGGCAACCAAGTTGGGGGCTCAGTATGATGAATATGGCTGGATAAAAGAAGAACATCCGAAATTGAGGCCTGTCGAGTCTCCCACTTCTGGCATCTTTGTTGCTGGGTTGGCACATGGTCCCAAAGACATCCAGACCACAGTAGCTCAGGCTAGTGGAGCAGCTAGTAAAGCACTGGATCTTCTATCACACGATCAGATATCACATCCTCCGATGGTCTCACGTATCGAGCGGGACCTCTGTTCCGGCTGTCGATTATGTGTGAATGTATGTCCGTATGGCGCGATTTCAATGGATAATGGTAAAGCGAAAGTAGAAGATGTGCTATGTGAAGGCTGTGGCTCATGTGCATCAACATGCCCAGCTGGAGCTATCGAGCTAATCAACATGACCGATAGACAGGCTATGGACATGATTCATGCTATCACTGGAGGGTTATGA
- a CDS encoding fumarate hydratase: protein MAEYHLTTPISEEEARKLKVGDVIYVSGEHVYTARDEAHERALEMYEKGEKPPVEFEGSVVYHVGPVAQKKDGEWNIVSAGPTTSIRMEIFEDEFLRNYKARVIIGKGGMADRTLAALKEVGAVYCSFTGGCGALAARGLKEVRAYEWSDLGMPEALWVITAEEFGPLMVTMDSHGNSLHDDADDQVSTKKAEVYSIIGVEE, encoded by the coding sequence ATGGCAGAGTATCATCTAACTACACCGATTTCAGAAGAAGAAGCTCGCAAGCTAAAGGTTGGCGATGTCATCTATGTGAGCGGTGAACACGTCTATACTGCTAGAGATGAGGCCCACGAGCGCGCGCTTGAGATGTATGAAAAGGGAGAGAAACCCCCTGTCGAATTTGAAGGCAGTGTTGTCTATCACGTAGGTCCAGTTGCGCAGAAGAAGGACGGAGAATGGAATATTGTTTCCGCTGGCCCAACGACGAGTATTCGAATGGAAATCTTCGAGGATGAGTTCTTACGGAACTATAAAGCTCGTGTTATCATCGGGAAAGGTGGTATGGCTGATAGAACACTGGCGGCTCTAAAGGAGGTTGGAGCGGTTTACTGCAGTTTTACTGGAGGTTGTGGAGCTCTTGCTGCTCGAGGGCTAAAGGAGGTTCGAGCTTATGAATGGTCAGATCTTGGGATGCCTGAAGCTTTATGGGTAATCACAGCCGAGGAATTCGGACCACTCATGGTAACTATGGACTCCCATGGTAACAGCCTGCATGATGATGCAGATGACCAAGTCAGTACAAAAAAGGCAGAAGTGTACTCGATAATTGGTGTAGAAGAGTAG
- a CDS encoding fumarate hydratase, giving the protein MKDPQQVITDATVRLLTKAATELPDEVETALREAYERETNENAKTQLSAILKNLEIASTGVPMCQDTGIMIFYLKAGYDFPYLSEVEDALAKATRKATENVPLRPNAVNPIVGGNSGDNTGEKIPWLNWELVPGDSLEITAFPKGGGSENVSIVGMLKPGVGLAGVKKLVVDNAMDYMGKACSPNIIGVGIGGGADISLKIAKKQLLRPLNQRHPEPEVAEIEEELIEALNATGIGPMGLGGKTTVLDVKVDYAMRHPASLPVGVAVQCWAARRSTATISKDLKVEYITHPLEGK; this is encoded by the coding sequence ATGAAGGACCCGCAGCAGGTAATCACAGACGCTACAGTTCGTTTGCTCACGAAAGCTGCAACGGAGTTGCCCGATGAAGTTGAAACGGCGCTTCGCGAAGCATATGAGCGTGAGACAAACGAAAACGCGAAGACGCAATTGTCTGCTATCCTCAAGAATCTGGAAATCGCATCAACTGGTGTACCCATGTGCCAAGATACTGGCATAATGATTTTTTATTTGAAGGCAGGATACGATTTCCCTTACTTGAGTGAAGTAGAGGATGCATTAGCGAAAGCGACGAGGAAGGCAACTGAGAACGTTCCACTCAGACCCAATGCCGTGAATCCTATCGTTGGAGGTAATTCGGGAGACAACACTGGTGAGAAAATCCCATGGCTCAACTGGGAATTAGTACCTGGTGATTCCCTGGAGATTACTGCATTTCCTAAAGGTGGAGGTAGTGAGAATGTAAGCATTGTTGGAATGCTGAAACCCGGTGTCGGTCTAGCAGGTGTAAAGAAGCTAGTTGTTGATAATGCCATGGATTACATGGGCAAGGCATGCTCCCCGAATATCATCGGTGTTGGAATTGGCGGTGGGGCCGATATTAGTTTGAAGATAGCAAAGAAGCAGTTGTTACGTCCACTTAATCAAAGGCACCCCGAACCTGAAGTAGCAGAAATCGAGGAGGAACTTATTGAGGCTTTGAACGCAACAGGCATCGGCCCAATGGGGCTTGGTGGTAAGACCACTGTTCTCGATGTAAAGGTGGACTATGCTATGCGCCATCCGGCTAGCCTTCCAGTTGGAGTTGCCGTACAATGCTGGGCTGCGAGACGGAGCACAGCTACTATTTCGAAGGATCTCAAAGTAGAATATATCACGCATCCATTGGAGGGTAAGTAA
- a CDS encoding AAA family ATPase, which translates to MKRVKTGIPGLDELVEGGLVEGSSILLSGPAGSGKTVFGLQFLCMGARNYDESGVFVTLESRPDELRAEALQFNWDIGTLEQEETLVMIDAASSKAGLPTSETHALRRGFDLSTLAQEIYDAVEEVRANRVVIDSLSALNMNFDETSNVRKEIYKLSALLRQLGVTSILVCDTTTPNALSRTGVEEFVTQGLILLDLDIINDKLNRNLLIWKMRRTAHSMKKHRFVISENGIRVEA; encoded by the coding sequence ATGAAGCGGGTCAAGACTGGCATTCCAGGCCTCGATGAGCTAGTAGAAGGAGGTCTCGTAGAAGGCAGCTCCATATTACTCTCTGGACCGGCGGGATCTGGGAAAACAGTTTTTGGGCTTCAGTTTCTTTGTATGGGAGCTCGAAACTATGATGAATCAGGTGTTTTCGTTACGCTTGAATCTAGACCTGACGAACTAAGAGCAGAAGCACTCCAATTCAATTGGGATATCGGAACACTAGAACAAGAAGAAACACTCGTAATGATTGATGCCGCTTCCAGCAAGGCAGGATTGCCAACTTCAGAGACTCATGCCTTAAGGCGCGGCTTTGATTTGAGCACACTCGCACAAGAAATCTACGATGCTGTTGAAGAAGTACGAGCAAATCGGGTTGTTATAGATAGCTTATCCGCTCTGAATATGAACTTCGATGAGACTTCTAATGTTCGAAAAGAGATATACAAACTGAGTGCGCTTCTTCGACAGCTTGGTGTAACCTCAATTTTGGTTTGCGACACTACGACCCCAAATGCACTCAGCCGAACTGGAGTTGAGGAATTCGTTACCCAGGGTTTGATTCTCTTGGATCTTGACATAATCAATGACAAGCTCAATCGAAATCTATTGATCTGGAAGATGCGAAGAACTGCACATAGCATGAAGAAGCACAGATTCGTAATCTCTGAGAATGGCATCAGGGTTGAGGCGTAA
- a CDS encoding AsnC family transcriptional regulator, which yields MENLDELDQKLLHLLQEDARKPFTQIAEEVGRPDTTVHFRTKKLQEKGVVTRFAALVEPEACGYHDASLLRIEIGGHIIPDISQDRTLTFAEELAEDDDYLLVAVAKEPMVIHAVLMGSSENAIADKVNQLKKAPDVVSVDSVSLAEVVKGWELSQIREFDSE from the coding sequence ATGGAAAATCTAGATGAACTAGACCAAAAATTGCTTCATCTTCTTCAGGAAGATGCAAGAAAGCCATTTACTCAAATTGCAGAGGAAGTAGGCCGTCCTGATACAACGGTACATTTCAGAACAAAGAAGCTACAGGAAAAAGGTGTAGTTACGCGCTTCGCTGCTCTTGTTGAACCTGAAGCTTGTGGATATCATGATGCTTCTCTGCTGCGAATCGAAATTGGTGGGCATATAATACCAGATATCAGCCAAGATCGAACATTGACTTTTGCCGAGGAATTGGCTGAGGATGACGATTATCTACTGGTAGCTGTGGCGAAAGAACCAATGGTTATTCATGCAGTTTTGATGGGCTCCAGCGAGAATGCAATAGCTGACAAGGTTAACCAACTCAAAAAGGCTCCTGATGTAGTTTCGGTTGATTCAGTATCTTTGGCTGAAGTTGTTAAGGGTTGGGAACTAAGTCAAATTAGGGAGTTTGATTCGGAATGA